The nucleotide sequence GTGCGGTGCCGGTCCGTTCGGCCAGCTCCTGCGGCCGGGCCGGACCCTGCGCCAGCGCGCGGTACAGCCCCAGCCGGTCGCCGACCACGATGCCGCCGGCCGCCATCGTCGCGCCGAGGTCACCCACGAACCTGTGCAGGAACTCCATGAGCCGGTCTTCGTCGACTGCCATTGCCTTACCTCCTGTGTCGCGTCGTCGTACGGCAGTTCTACGGCGCGCGACGGGTGCGGCGGATCCGTGCTCAATACCGAGGTCGGGGCGGCGCCATACGTACATCGGGTTGCGCCGGATTGCCGACACCGGGCGGGTGGCCGGCGTGCAATGATCCAAAAAATGGGCCGGCAGATCCTCGAACGCGAGCACGAGCTCGCCGAACTCGGCGCCGCCGCGCGGGAGGCCAAGGGCGGCGACGGCTCGATCGTGCTGATCATGGGCGAGCCCGGCATCGGCAAGTCCAGCCTCGTCGACTCGGTGCGCGGCGTGCTGCCCGCCGAGGGGCGGCTGCTGGTCGGGTACTGCGACGACCTCGCCACACCACGCGTCCTCGGCCCGCTGCGCGACCTGATCGGCAGCGTCGGCAAGCGGCTCACCGAGGCGCTGGAGTCCGGCGACCGGGGCGCCGTGATCGACGCGCTCCGCGCCGAGCTGGACTGGCCCGACCACCCCACCGTGCTCGTCGTGGAGGACGTGCACTGGGCCGACGAGGCGACGCTCGACGTGCTGCGCTTCCTGGTCCGGCGGATCGGGCAATTGCCGGTGGTGCTCGTGCTGACGTACCGCGACGAGGAGCTGACCCGCGACCACCCGATGCAGCAGCTGCTCGGCCTCACCTCCGGCGCGCGCCGGGTGCGGCGGCTGCGCCTGGCCCGCCTCTCCCCGGACGCCGTCCGGCGGCTCGGCGCCGACACCGGGATGGACACCGACCGGGTGTACGCGGTGACCGCCGGCAACCCCTTCTACGTGGCCGAGTTCTTCGCCTCCGGCGACGCCGACGGCGTGCCGCCGACCATCTCCGAGGCGGTGACCGCCCGGCTGCGCGACCTCGACGGCCGCACCCGCGACGCGCTGGAGCAGCTGGCCGTCGTACCCTCCACAGTGGAACGCTGGCTGGTCGACGCGGTCGTGCCCGGCGGTTTCGCCTCGCTGGCGGCCGCGGAGCGGCGCGGGGTCCTGACCGCCTCGGCGCGGCGCATCGGCTTCCGCCACGAGCTGACCCGGCGCGCCATCGTGGACTCGATGCCGGCCGTGCGGCGCGTGGCGTGCAACCAGGCGGTGCTGTCCGCGCTGCTCGAACGTCCGGACACTGTGGACGTGTCCCGGATCATGCACCACGCCGCCGAGGCCGGCAGCGACGAGGCCGTCATCCGGCACGGCCCGGCCGCCGCGCGCGAGGCGGTCGCGGCGGGCTCGCACCGCGAGGCGGTCGCGCACTACCGCCTCGTGCTCACCCACCGCGCGCACTTCCCGGTCGACGAGCTGGCGGACCTGCTCGACGGGTACGCCATCGAGTGCTACACGGTCGGCCTCGGCGTCGAGTCCGTGACCGCCCAGCGGGAGGCGATCGAGGCGCGACGCGGCCTCGGCGACCCCCGCGCGCTCGGCCTCAGCCTGCGGTGGCTGTCCCGCATGCAGTGGTGGGCCGGCATGCGCGCCGGCGCCGAGGCGAGCGCCGCCGAGGCCATCGAGATCCTGGAGCCGGCCGGCGACCAGCGGGCCCTGGCGCTGGCGCTCAGCAACCGCTCCCAGCTGTTTGCCCTGGCCGGGCGGAGCACCGAGGCCATCGCGGTGGGGCAGCGGGCCGAGGCGATGGCCCGCGCGCTCGGCGACGCCGGCATCCTGTCGCACGCGCTCAACAACGTCGGCTTCGCCTCCCTGCACGCGGGGATCCCAGAGGGGCGGGGCAAGCTCGAGGAGAGCCTGTCGGTCGCGCTCGCGGCGGGGGAGGTGGAGCACGCCTGCCGGTCGTACACGAACCTGTCCTGGCAGCTCCTCGACGACCTGCGCCTCGACGAGGCCGACCGGCTCCTGCGCGACGCCATCGACCTCGCCGACGAGGGCGAGTTCCTCGGTTTCCTGCGCTACCTGCACCTCACGCTCGGCATGCTCCACCTGCTGCGCGGTGCGTGGGAGGACGCCGAGCGCGAGGCCGACTGGGCGCTGCACGAGGGGCCCACCCAGCGGTGCCCGGCGCTCGCGGTCGCCGGCCGGGCCCGGGTCCGCCGGGGCCAGGAGGGCGGCGACGAGCTTGTCGCCGCGTCGTGGGAGTTGGCCAAGGACCTGGGCGAGGCGCAGCGCCTCGCCCCCGCGGCGAACGCGCTGATCGAGGCCGCCTGGCTGCGCGGCGACGCGGCCGGCGCGGCGTCCGCGGTGGCGCCCTACTACGAGGAGGTGCGGCGGTACGGCGCCAACGCCTTCGCCGCCGAGCTGGGCTACTGGATGCGCCTGGCCGGTGCGCAGGTGCCGCTGGTGGACTCGCCGCACCCGTACGCGCTGCAGGCCGCCGGGCGCTGGCGGGAGGCGGCCGCGCTGTGGGAGCGCGCGGGCTGCCCGTACCACCGGGCGAGCGCCCTGGCCGAAAGCGACGACGCCGACGACCTGCTCGGCGCCCTCGCCACCCTCGACGGCCTGCACGCCGAGCCGCTGGCCCGGCGGGTCCGCCAGCGGCTCAAGGACCTCGGCGTGACCCGGGTGCCGCGCGGCCCGGTACCGTCCACACGCGACAACCCGGCCGGCCTCACCGAGCGCCAGGTCGAGGTCGTGCGGCTGCTCGCGCAAGGGCTGAGCAACGCGGAGATCGCCGCCCGGCTCGTGCTGTCGGTACGCACGGTCGACACGCACGTCGCAGCCGTGCTGGACAAGCTCGACGCCCGTACCCGCCGCGACGCCGCCTCACGCGCGCGGGAGCTCGGCCTGGTCTCCTGACGCCAGGCCGGAACGTCGCTACAGCGCCAGGAGGATCTCCGTGCGCCGGGCCGGGGCGCCGTCGACCGGGGCCGGGTCCTCGGGCGTCGGTGCCACGCCGCCGGCCGCCACCCGGTCGAGGGTGCGCAGGCCGAGCGGCCGGACGCTGCCGAAGATCGTGTAGTTGGGGCGCAGCGCCGAGTCGGCGAAGACCAGGAAGAACTGGCTGCCGTTGGTGTCCGGGCCGGCGTTGGCCATCGCCAGCACCCCGCGGGCGTACACCTTGCGCTCGCCGGTCGGGTCCGTCGGCGCCGGCGGAAGGCCGGTCGGCAGCTCGTCCTTGTACCGGTAGCCCGGGCCGCCCGAGCCGGTGCCGGACGGGTCGCCGCACTGCAGCACCTTCAGCGTCGGGTACGTGGTGAGCCGGTGGCAGATCGTCCGGTTGTAGAACCGGTGCCGCACCAGGTGCAGGAAGCTCTGCACCGTGCACGGCGCCTGCTCGCGGTCGAGCGTGAGCGGGATGAGGCCGAGGTTGGTGATCAGCGTGGTCGTGACCGTGCCGCGGTCGGGGGTGCGCCGGGGGTCGGGCGGCAGCGGGACGGGGCGCGCGGCCGGGTCGTCGGGCGTCTCGGTGTACCCGCACGGCCCCTTCGTGACGCGCGGCGGCGCGTCGGCGGCCTGCGCGGGCGCGGCCCCGGCGGCCAGGAGCAGGGCTGCGGTGAGCACCGTGACGGCGATGCGGCGTGGGACCACGTTGTCCTCCATTGACCGGCGTAGTTGTCCTCACCTGGTCTAACGAACATCGATGCATCCGTCAACCTGTGTAGACAGTGTCTACTGCCCGTGGTAGACACTGTCTATGAGCGAGGACCTGCGAGAGCGGCTGGTCGCGGCCGGCGTGGAGCTGGTGACGCGGGAGGGCAGCGAGATGCTCACACTCCGCGAGATCGCCCGCCGCGCCGGTGTGTCGCACGGCGCGCCGCGGCGCTACTTCCCGACCCACCTGTCGCTGCTGTCCGCCATCGCCCGCCAGGGTTTCCGTGAGCTGGGGGAGCAGGTCGCCCGGCTGTTGAGCGGCGGAGGCACGCCACACGCGCAGCTGGTGGCACTGGGCCGCGCCTATGTCGAGTACGCGGCGGCGAACCGCGGCATGTTCGAGCTGATGTTCCGGCACGACCTGCTGGAGAGCAACCAGCTCGGCCTGCGGGAGACAAGCCTGCCGCTGTTCGAGGTGCTGGTCGAGCTGGTCGCACAGGCCGGCTCTTCGACGCCGCCCGGGGCGCCGTCCGCGCGGGTGGCGGCCGCCGCGCTCTGGGCCAACCTGCACGGCCTCGCCCAGCTCTGGATCTGGGGCAGCCTCCAGCTCGCCACCGACCTGGACGACGTCGAGCCCCTGCTGCGCGCGGCGGTCGACGCCCACGCCGGCCCGGAGGCGGCGTGAGGCGGGCGCGCACCACGCTCGCGGTCAGCGTGGCGGGCGCCATGCTGGTCGCGCTGGACGGCACGGTGCTCACGGTCGCGTACCCGACGCTGCGGCACGACCTGCACGCCACGTTCGCGCAGGTGCAGTGGAGCAGCACCGCGTACCTCATCGCCGTCGCCGCCACCGGCGCCGCGCTGGCCACCCGCCTTCCAACCGGCACCCTGGCCCCCGTCCGGTGACGCGCGCCAGCACCGCGAACCAGAGCGGCTCCGACGTGGGGAGCCGGCGCCACCAACCAGGGGCGACCGGCGATCAGCTCGGCAGACTCGCGAGCGGTCCGGGTGACGCCGCACCAGCACCCGCGACGCAGAGCCGCCCCGAAAATGGGGAGCGGGCCCAGGGCGACCAGGGATCAGCGCGGCAAGCTCGCGAGGACCATGCGCACCAGCTGGGAGTACGTCGTGTCCAGATCCTCCGGCAGCCCGAACCCGCCGCTCGCCTCGATCGACGCGAACCCGTGCACCACCGCGCGCACGCACCGGGTCGTGTGGATGGCCGCGGAGTCGGTCAGGCCGTAGCCGCGCAGCACCGCGAGGAACACCTCCAGCAGCCGCTGCCCCGCCTCGGCCGTGCGCGGCTCGTGCAGCGCGTCGGCGGGGGCGGCCGCGTAGCGGGCGGGGTGCTCGGTGACGTAGGCGCGGTACTCCCGCATCAGCACCTCCACCGCGTCGTCGCCGGAACGGCCCATCACCGCGCGGGAGAAGCGCTCGGTCATCTCCTCCAGCACGCGCGCGGCGACCAGCGTGCGAAGCCCGGCGAGGCTGCCCACGTGCTTGTAGAGCGAGGGGGCGGCGACGCCGGTGCGCTGCGCCACCGCCGCGAGGGTGAGCGCGGCGGCGCCCTGCTCGTCGATGATGGCGAGCGCGGCCTCGACCACGGCAGCGGTGGAGAGGCCCGCACGGTGACTACGCTTCATAGCTGACAAGCTAACGTTATTAGCCGGCGCCGTCAAGCACGCTCGTCGCGACGCTCGGGCGTAGGCCCAGAAACGCCGCCTGGCGCGCGGCGGCCGCATCCAGCGCCGCGGACTCGGGCGGCGTGAGCGCGCGGTAGAGCAGTGCCTCGACGAGCAGTGTGTCCCTTGTGGATGAACGCCGCCAGTGCCCCGCCACCTGCCCGTCCAGCAGTAGCACCCCGTTGGGCACCAGTGTGCCGGCCGGCACCGCGCGGGCCGCGCCGGAGGCGTCGAGCACCCACTTGCTCTCCGCGAACGCCACCACGTACTCGTCGTACCCCTGCACCAGGTGCGCCATCGGCGAGCGCGGCCGTGCCGCGGCGGGCGGCCCCGACCAGTAGGACACGCCGTCGACCACCTCGTGGCGCAGGCGGTCGCCGGCCAGCGCGACCCCGCGCGCGATGTCGGTGAGCGTGAGGCTGGACCACCACCGCAGATCCTTGGCGGTGGCCGGGCCGTGGCTGGTGAAGTAGCGGGTGACAAGCTCGGCGAGCGCGCTGTCCGGGTCGCGCTCCGGTGCCGGCGGGACGCGGGAGTCCAGCAGCGCGTACGTGTGCTGCTTCCCGCGCATCGCCCCGCTGCAGATCAGGCCGTCGAGCTCGGCGTGCATCAGGATGTACGCCATCGCGAAGCCCGCCGTCGGCAGCCCGGCCCCGCCGATCACGCCGGCAAGCTCCTTACGCGTGCGGTGCGCCCCGCCGGCAAGTGCCTCCGCGAGCAGGTCGTGCGCCTTCGCGAAGACGGCGTCGTCGAGGCCGGACTGGCGGTAGTAGTACGCGTTCGTCGCGTGCACCCGCGGCCCGGTGAGCCGCAGCATCCACCGGATGTCGTCGGGCGTCACGAAGTGCCAGGTCGGCCGCAGCACGTGCGTGCGCAGAAACTCACCCGCGTCGAAGGCCCGCTGCACCTCGGCGTCACCGGTGCCGGGCAGCCGCTCACCCAGCGACCACTTCGCCGGCCCGAAGTCCTGCGCCTGCACCGCGCCGAACCACCGCACCACCTCCGCCGGCGTGCCCAGCTGCGGGCCGCCGGCCAGCAACACGCTCGCGAGGCGCCGCTCCGCGATCAAGCTCACGCCCACAGGCTAGGCCAACCATTTCCCGCGCCCGCGTCACCTGCGGACCGCACGCGCGGGCCCCGGGGGAGACGTGAAGCGCAGCGGAGCGTTTTCTTTGGGTGCTTTCCCGCGGGCAACGCGGAGGTCGGCGGCTCGCCAGGGCTCGCCGAGATCCCCGACCTCCGCTGCCAGGCCCGCCGGCCAAGCCCGACCGCGCAACGGTCCGGACCATGGCGGACGTCGCGGCAGCTCACATCTTCGGTCTTGATCAGGGGTGGGCCATCACCAGGACGCCGCGCGCGGGGCCGCCGATCGCCTGGTAGAGGTGGGGGACGTCGCCGGGGAAGCGGATGAAGTCGCCCGGGCCGAGCTCGGCCGGCTCGGTGAGCGGGCCGACGCGGAGGCGGCCGGCGACCACCAGCAGCGACTCGGTCACGCCCGCGGGATGCGGGTCGGCGTGGCGGGCGGTCGTGGCGAACTCCACCTCGTAGAACTCGGCCAGCCGCTGCCCGCGCACCCGGTCGAGCAGGCGGGCGGAGACCGCGCCCTCCACCCGCGTGCCCGCGCCGGCGCGCACCACCTCGACCCGCGTGCGCGCCGGCTCGCCGATGAGGTCGCCCAGCGCGGCGCCGAGCGCGTCCGCGAGCGCGTAGAGGGTGTCGATCGTGGGGTTGCCCCGCCCGGCCTCGAGGTTGGTCAGCGTGGCCCGGCCGACCCCGCTCCGCTCCGCGAGGGCCACGACCGAGAGGCCCCGGGCCTCGCGGATGGCGCGGAGATTGGCGGCGATTCGACTGGCGGGGGAGTCGGTCATGCGCACTATAGTAGTCACCATGACTACTTCAGGAGTCAGAGCGGCGCGCCGCATGTCCGAGATCGTGGGCTTCGGCATCGACCGGGTGGCGCGCTCGGCCGACCGCGTGACCGCGCGCTGGCCCGTGCTGCGCCTGGAAAACCTCGACACCGACCTGCCGCTCCCGCCCGAGGCCGTGCCGGTGACCGCCGCCGCGCTCTCGACGGCGGCGGCCAACTCGTGGCTCCCGTTCACCGGCGACCTCGACCTGCGCGCGGCCATCTCCGACCTGCTCGCCACCCGCACCGGCCACCGCTACGACCCGGTCGAGGAGGTCATCGTGACCAGCGGCGGCACCGAGGCCGCCCT is from Phytohabitans houttuyneae and encodes:
- a CDS encoding ATP-binding protein: MGRQILEREHELAELGAAAREAKGGDGSIVLIMGEPGIGKSSLVDSVRGVLPAEGRLLVGYCDDLATPRVLGPLRDLIGSVGKRLTEALESGDRGAVIDALRAELDWPDHPTVLVVEDVHWADEATLDVLRFLVRRIGQLPVVLVLTYRDEELTRDHPMQQLLGLTSGARRVRRLRLARLSPDAVRRLGADTGMDTDRVYAVTAGNPFYVAEFFASGDADGVPPTISEAVTARLRDLDGRTRDALEQLAVVPSTVERWLVDAVVPGGFASLAAAERRGVLTASARRIGFRHELTRRAIVDSMPAVRRVACNQAVLSALLERPDTVDVSRIMHHAAEAGSDEAVIRHGPAAAREAVAAGSHREAVAHYRLVLTHRAHFPVDELADLLDGYAIECYTVGLGVESVTAQREAIEARRGLGDPRALGLSLRWLSRMQWWAGMRAGAEASAAEAIEILEPAGDQRALALALSNRSQLFALAGRSTEAIAVGQRAEAMARALGDAGILSHALNNVGFASLHAGIPEGRGKLEESLSVALAAGEVEHACRSYTNLSWQLLDDLRLDEADRLLRDAIDLADEGEFLGFLRYLHLTLGMLHLLRGAWEDAEREADWALHEGPTQRCPALAVAGRARVRRGQEGGDELVAASWELAKDLGEAQRLAPAANALIEAAWLRGDAAGAASAVAPYYEEVRRYGANAFAAELGYWMRLAGAQVPLVDSPHPYALQAAGRWREAAALWERAGCPYHRASALAESDDADDLLGALATLDGLHAEPLARRVRQRLKDLGVTRVPRGPVPSTRDNPAGLTERQVEVVRLLAQGLSNAEIAARLVLSVRTVDTHVAAVLDKLDARTRRDAASRARELGLVS
- a CDS encoding peptidylprolyl isomerase — its product is MEDNVVPRRIAVTVLTAALLLAAGAAPAQAADAPPRVTKGPCGYTETPDDPAARPVPLPPDPRRTPDRGTVTTTLITNLGLIPLTLDREQAPCTVQSFLHLVRHRFYNRTICHRLTTYPTLKVLQCGDPSGTGSGGPGYRYKDELPTGLPPAPTDPTGERKVYARGVLAMANAGPDTNGSQFFLVFADSALRPNYTIFGSVRPLGLRTLDRVAAGGVAPTPEDPAPVDGAPARRTEILLAL
- a CDS encoding TetR/AcrR family transcriptional regulator, producing MSEDLRERLVAAGVELVTREGSEMLTLREIARRAGVSHGAPRRYFPTHLSLLSAIARQGFRELGEQVARLLSGGGTPHAQLVALGRAYVEYAAANRGMFELMFRHDLLESNQLGLRETSLPLFEVLVELVAQAGSSTPPGAPSARVAAAALWANLHGLAQLWIWGSLQLATDLDDVEPLLRAAVDAHAGPEAA
- a CDS encoding TetR/AcrR family transcriptional regulator, translating into MKRSHRAGLSTAAVVEAALAIIDEQGAAALTLAAVAQRTGVAAPSLYKHVGSLAGLRTLVAARVLEEMTERFSRAVMGRSGDDAVEVLMREYRAYVTEHPARYAAAPADALHEPRTAEAGQRLLEVFLAVLRGYGLTDSAAIHTTRCVRAVVHGFASIEASGGFGLPEDLDTTYSQLVRMVLASLPR
- a CDS encoding winged helix DNA-binding domain-containing protein; translated protein: MSLIAERRLASVLLAGGPQLGTPAEVVRWFGAVQAQDFGPAKWSLGERLPGTGDAEVQRAFDAGEFLRTHVLRPTWHFVTPDDIRWMLRLTGPRVHATNAYYYRQSGLDDAVFAKAHDLLAEALAGGAHRTRKELAGVIGGAGLPTAGFAMAYILMHAELDGLICSGAMRGKQHTYALLDSRVPPAPERDPDSALAELVTRYFTSHGPATAKDLRWWSSLTLTDIARGVALAGDRLRHEVVDGVSYWSGPPAAARPRSPMAHLVQGYDEYVVAFAESKWVLDASGAARAVPAGTLVPNGVLLLDGQVAGHWRRSSTRDTLLVEALLYRALTPPESAALDAAAARQAAFLGLRPSVATSVLDGAG
- a CDS encoding helix-turn-helix domain-containing protein — its product is MTDSPASRIAANLRAIREARGLSVVALAERSGVGRATLTNLEAGRGNPTIDTLYALADALGAALGDLIGEPARTRVEVVRAGAGTRVEGAVSARLLDRVRGQRLAEFYEVEFATTARHADPHPAGVTESLLVVAGRLRVGPLTEPAELGPGDFIRFPGDVPHLYQAIGGPARGVLVMAHP